CCTGGCCAGCAGCCTGCTGGCAGGTGCCGCTACACCGTTGATCCCGGCGCAGAACTGGGACGATACCCGGGTGATCTTGCCGTTTGCCTTGTCGCCTGCCAACCCGACGGGACTTTTCCCCAGTGCTGCGGTCAGCCCTTCTAGGGAGCTGATGGTGAGCGCCGTGCTGGCGGAGTTTCCGGTCAATGTGTTGATACAACAATCTTGAGCATCAGGAGCGTCATGATGAGTGTCGATGAAAAACGTATCCGCGAATTCGCCTACCAGATCTGGGAATCGGAGGGTAAGCCCACCGGTGAGGAAGAGCGGCACTGGGACATGGCACGCAAGCTGGCCGAGGCGGAGGCCCTGGCCCCTAAAGCTGCGCCGCGCAAGAAGGCGGCGGCCAAGCCTAAGGCGGCACCGGCTGAGAAACCGGTAGCGGCGAAGAAGCCCCGGGCGGTGAAGAAGCCGGCTGCGGGGTAAGCCTGTACGGGCCTAGCGCGGCTAAAGCCGCTCCTACAGGGGATTGCGAAACCCTGTAGGAACGGCTTTGGCCGCGATAGGGCCAGCCCTGAAAACATCCCTTCCCACGGCCAGTCGAGGACCGCCGCCATGAGCCCGCGCACCCCAAAGAAAACCCGCTCCGTCGCCCCGTCGCGCATCCGCGAAGGCCTGCCCTTCCCGCTCGGCGCCACCTGGGATGGCCTGGGGGTCAACTTCGCGATCTTCTCGGCCAACGCTACCAAGGTTGAACTGTGCCTGTTCGACTCCACCGGCGAGCAGGAAATCGAACGCATCGAGCTGCCCGAGTACACCGACGAGATCTACCACGGCTACCTGCCCGACGCGCATCCGGGGCTGGTTTACGGTTACCGGGTACACGGCCCGTACGAGCCGGAAAACGGCCACCGCTTCAACCCCAACAAATTGCTGATCGACCCCTATGCCAAGCAGCTGGTCGGCAGCCTGAAATGGTCCGAGTCATTGTTTGGCTACACCATTGGCCACCCCGACGGTGACCTGTCGTTCGACGAGCGCGACAGCGCCCCCTTCGTACCCAAGTGCAAGGTCATCGACCCGGCGTTCACCTGGGGCCGCGACCAGCGCGTGCTCATCCCGTGGGAACGCACGATCATCTACGAGGCCCACACCCGCGGCATCAGCATGCGCCACCCGGCCGTGCCGGAGAAACTGCGCGGCACCTTCGCGGGGCTGGCCAACGATGAACTGCTCAAGCACATCAAGGACCTTGGCGTGTCCAGCATCGAGCTGCTGCCGATCCATGCCTTCGTCAACGACCAGCACTTGCTGGACAAAGGCCTGAACAACTACTGGGGCTACAACAGCATCGCCTTCTTCGCCCCCCACCCGCGTTACCTGGCCAGCGGCAAGATCGCCGAGTTCAAGGAGATGGTCGCGCACCTGCACGACGCGGGGCTGGAGGTGATCCTGGACGTGGTCTACAACCACACCGCCGAGGGCAACGAACGCGGCCCGACCCTGTCGATGCGCGGCATCGACAATGCCTCGTACTACCGCCTGATGCCCGACGACAAGCGCTATTACATCAACGATTCCGGCACCGGCAACACCCTGGACCTCAGCCACCCCTGCGTGCTGCAACTGGTCACCGATTCGCTGCGCTACTGGGCGGGCGAAATGCACGTGGATGGCTTCCGTTTCGACCTGGCCACCATTCTGGGCCGTTACCGCGAAGGCTACAGCGAACGCCACGGCTTCCTCGTTGCCTGCCGCCAGGACCCGATGCTCAGCCAGGTCAAGCTCATCGCCGAGCCGTGGGACTGCGGCCCCGGGGGCTACCAGGTGGGCAACTTCGCCCCCGGCTGGGCGGAATGGAACGATCGCTTTCGCGACACCGTGCGTGCCTTCTGGAAAGGCGACGAAGGCCAGCTGGCCGACTTCGCCTCACGCATGACCGCCTCCGGCGACATGTTCAACAACCGGGGCCGCCGGCCCTATGCCTCGGTCAACTTCGTCACCGCCCATGACGGGTTCACCCTGCGTGACCTGGTGTCGTACAACAGCAAGCACAACGAAGAAAACGACGAAAACAACCAGGACGGCACCGACAACAACCTGTCGTGGAACTGCGGCGTCGAAGGCCCCACCGACGACCCGCAGATCAATGCCCTGCGTACCCGGCAAATGCGCAACTTCTTTGCCACGTTGCTGCTGGCCCAAGGCACGCCGATGATCGTTGCCGGGGATGAGTTCAGCCGTACCCAGCATGGCAACAACAATGCCTATTGCCAGGACAGCGAGATCGGCTGGGTGAACTGGGACCTGGACGAGGAAGGTGAAGAACTGCTGGCGTTCGTCAAACGCCTCACCCGCCTGCGGCTGGCCTACCCGGTACTGCGCCGCTCGCGCTTTCTGGTCGGCGACTACAACGAGGCGATCGGGGTCAAGGACGTGACCTGGCTGGCACCGGATGGCAGCGAGATGAGCGTCGAGCAATGGGAAGACCCGCACGGGCGCTGCCTTGGCATGCTGATCGATGGCCGTGCCCAAGTCAGCGGCATTGCACGGCCGGGGGCCGAGGCAACGATGCTGATCATCGTCAATGCGCACCATGATGTGGTGCCGTTTCTGTTGCCGGCGGTGCCGGAGGGTGAGTACTGGAGTTGCCTGGTGGATACGGACCGGCCGGAGATGCGCAAGCCTCAGCACTTGCAGTTCGACAGCACCTTCGAGGTCAAGGGGCGCTCGTTCCTGTTACTGGCCTTGCAACACGAAGAAGAGTAAACGCTCTAGCAATGTTTCGGCATAGCCAGGTGGCGGCAAATAGCGAACCCCGCTATGCGCCTGGCTTTTCCGATAAAAATCAATGCACTGACGCCTGCCACGCCCCTTGCACGGTTTTTTAACGCATTCTTGACGCCGCGCCTTCCCTCTCCTTAGCTGAACATTATCTAGTCGTAAAAAACTCGCGCCGGGCCTCTAGCTCGCGCCTTCGTGCGTGCCTGCAAAAGCTGGCGTGCTGGTTTGGGTCGCCCTCTGTTTTGCCGTACAGCTCGTGACAACAGGCCAGGTATTTGGGCTGTGCAACACCAAAACAACAGGAGATCCGTCATGAAAAGCACCTCGAATCCCTTGCGTTTCGATCGCATTTTCTACGCGGTTTCCACGTCGATGCTTCTGGCAACCCCGGTGGAAACCTTTGCTTTCGAACTGCAGGATGATCCGACATCTAGCCACTTTCTGCAGCAACCGGCGGTGCCGCAGCTATCGCTCGACCCGGTCACTGCCAGCGGGCTTAGCCTGGGCACACTGAACGCGTTCAGCGAGCAGATGAGCGAGCGCCATGGGCGCGCGGCACCGGACCTGGTCGCCAGCCAATGGTCGCAGTTCTTCCCCAGCATGCCCCGCCAGGGCGCGCAACCACCCGAGCAACTGGAGGCGCCCAGCCAGCAACTGATGATCGGCCCGGACCTGTTCGTGCGCGAAACCAGCGCCGGCAATGTGCACCGTGCCGGGATTTTCGTGGGGCACAACAACCTGCAAAGCAGCTTCAACGGCATGCGCCCGCTGCTGGGTGACAAGCAGCGCAATGCTGTGAACCTGAGCGGCGAAAGCCTGGGCGTTTACTGGAGCATGACCCACGACCAGGGCTGGCACCTGGACGCCGTGGCCATGGGTTCGCGCATCGATGTGCTAGGGCGTGGCGAAACCGGCCAGCGCCTGAACGACAGCGGCCATGCGATGACCTTCTCGCTGGAAGGCGGCTACCCGATCGGCCTGGGTGGCGGCTGGGTGATCGAGCCACAGGCGCAGTTGATCAACCAGCAGTTCTTCCCGGGTAATCAGGTGCAGGAGGAAACCTTGCAGGCCTTTGACAGCCAGCCGAGCTGGAGTGGCCGGGTGGGTGCGAAATTGTCTGGGCGCTATGAAGTGCGTGGCATGCCGATCGAGCCCTATGTGCGGACCAACGTGTGGTATGACTTTACCGATACCAATGAGGTGCAGCTGGACCAGGTGGACAAGATTTCCAGCTCGCGCTACTCGACCACCGTTGAACTGGGGTTGGGGCTGGTGGCGCGGGTGACGCCTTCGGTGGCGCTGTTCGTGAGTGCCGATTACAGCAGTGATGTGGATGGCAATGATTTGAATGGGTTGATTGGTAGCCTTGGGGTCAGGATGCGCTGGTAGCCAGCTCGGGGCCCCTGTAGGAGCGGCTTCAGCCGCGATCACCGGCAAAGCCGGTGCCATTTATCGCGGTGGCTGCATCGCGGCGGTCCGACGTCTCGGTAAATCCGCTCCTACAGGCGCCCTGAGAAAGGGCCAGCTCATCAGGCCGGCTTCATTACCAGTACCCCCAGCGGCGGCAGGTTCAACGCCAGCGACAACGGCTGCCCATGGCTGGCAATTTCCTCACTGCCCACCGCCCCCATGTTGCCCACATTCGACCCGGCATACAGCCCGGCATCACTGTTGAGCAACTCTTCCCAACGCTCCCCGAACGGCACCCCGATCCGGTACCCCTCGCGCGGCACCGGGGTGAAGTTGGCCACCACCAGCAGCGGCTCGCCCTGGCTGCTCCAACGCAACCAGGCATACACGCTGTTGTGCGCATCGTCACCGATCAGCCACTGGAACCCCTGCGGCTGGCAATCCTGCTCGTGCAACGCCGGCAGTTCGCGGTACAGGCGGTTGAGGTCCGACACCAACTGCTGCACCCCCTTGTGCTCGGGGTACTGCAACAGGTACCAGTCCAGCTGGTGGTCATGGTTCCACTCGCGCCACTGGCCGAACTCGCAGCCCATGAACAGCAGCTTCTTGCCCGGGTGCGTCCACATGAAGGTCAGGTAGGCGCGCAGGTTGGCGAACTTCTGCCAGCGGTCGCCGGGCATCTTGTCGATCAGCGAGTGCTTGCCATGCACCACCTCGTCGTGGGAGATGGGCAGGATGAAGTGCTCGGAGTAGGCGTAGATCAGGCCGAAGCTCATTTCGTTGTGGTGATGGGTGCGATGAATGGGGTCGTTCTGGATGTAGTGCAGCGTGTCGTGCATCCAGCCCATGTTCCACTTGTAGGCAAAGCCCAACCCGCCCTGCTGGGTGGGTTGGCTGACGCCCGGCCAGGCGGTGGACTCTTCGGCGATGATCAACGCCCCCGGCGCCTCGTGGGCGGCCACGCCGTTGAGGTGGCGGATGAAGTCGATGGCTTCGAGGTTTTCGCGCCCGCCATGGCGGTTGGGCACCCACTCGCCGGCCTTGCGTGAGTAGTCGCGGTAGAGCATCGACGCCACCGCATCCACCCGCAGCCCGTCGATATGGAAATGCTTCAGCCAGTGCAAGGCCGAGGCCAGCATGAAGCCGCGCACTTCGTTGCGGCCGAGGTTGTAGATGAGTGTATTCCAGTCCTGGTGGTAGCCTTCCAGGGGGTTGTCGTACTCGTACAAAGCCGTGCCGTCGAAACGTGCCAGGCCATGTTCATCAGTGGGGAAATGCGCCGGCACCCAATCGAGGATCACACCAATGCCGCCCTGGTGGCAGGCATCAATGAAGGCAGCGAAGTCCTCCGGCGTGCCATAACGTGAGGTGGGCGCGAACATCGACAGGGGCTGGTAGCCCCATGAGCCGCCAAACGGGTGCTCCATGATCGGCAACAGCTCGATATGGGTGAAATTGAGCTGCTGCACATAAGGCACAAGGCGCTCGGCCAGTTCGCGCCAGTTGTAGAAGCGCGACACTTCGCCCAGGTCGTCCAGCTCGCACTGCCAGGAGCCGGGGTGCAGCTCATAGATCGACAGCGGTGCACTGTAGGCATGGCGCTGCGCACGGTGCGCCATCCAGTCGTCGTCGCGCCATTGATGGCTCAACGCACCGGCCACCTTCGACGCCGTGCTGGGCGGCAGCTCGGTGGCACGCGCCAGCGGGTCGGCCTTCAGCGGCAGAATACCCTGCTTGCCCAGCACTTCGAACTTGTAGGTTTCGCCCACGCCCAGGCGCGGCACGAACAGCTCCCATACCCCGGCGCTGTGGCGCAGACGCATGGGGTGGCGGCGGCCGTCCCAGTTGTTGAAGTCGCCCACCACCGACACGCGCCGGGCGTTGGGTGCCCACACCGAAAAGCACACGCCCGCCACGCCATCCACGTCGATCAGCTGGGCGCCGAAACGGCCGGACAAGTCGCGATGGTTACCTTCGGCAAACAGGTGGAGGTCCATGTCGCCCAGTTGCGGTCCAAAGCTGTAAGGGTCTTCGGTGACCTGCTCGCCACCGGCCCAACCGATTTGCAGCAGGTACGGCTGTGCATCCTCAAGGTGCGCGGTGAACAAACCGGGCACACTGCCCTGCCCCATTTCGGCCAGTACATGCCCGCCATGGCGCGCCAGCACCCGGGCACTCAACGCGCCGGGCAGGAAGGCGCGCACGAACGCCCCCCTCGCCCCGTCGCCATGAGGGCCCAGCACGGCAAAGGGGTCGGCGTGCTCGGCGCGGGCCAGGGCATCCAGGTCCCGTTGCCGAAGGCCGCCGTTTTCACGCGTGGTTGCATTCATCTATGACTCTCCCCAGGTACTGATCAATCCATGCAAGCCATGCAAGGGCACGGCCAGCCAGCTCGGCCGGTTTTCGGCTTCATACGTGATCTCGTAGGCGGCTTTTTCCAGGCAGAACAGTTCCAGTGCGGCGCGCTCGCCCTCGGCCTGTTGCCAGGCATGGGGCATGGCGGCGGTGGCCAGGCCGTAGGCTTCGACAAAGGCGTGGCGCGACTGATGCAGGTACTGCCGGGCAACCCGCTGACGAGCCTGGCGCGCCGGGCCGGAAAGGTCGACCGCAGAGGCGCTGCGCAGGATCATCGCAGCAGCATAGTCGAAGGATCGCAACACGCCGCTGACATCTTTGTAGGGGCTGTGTTTGGCCCGGCGCTCGTCCAGCGGGCGCGAGGGTTCGCCTTCGAAATCGATGAGGTAGGCGTCGCCCTGCACCACCAGGATCTGCCCCAGGTGCAGGTCGCCGTGCACGCGCATCAACAGGCCGCCCTGCGCTTGCCGGGCCAGCTTGTCGATGTGCTGGGCCAGGCCGTCGCGCTGTTGCTGCAGGTCGTCGACCAGGGCCTGGCTGTCGCTGTCGAGGTGGTCACGGTGCTGGGCCAGCAGGTCGAGGGCGTGGCGCAGTTCGGCGCTGATCTGCGCGCCCCAGCGTTGGCTGTCGTCGGCATCGCTGGGCCGCGGCTGGAAGGCCGCATCCTGAGTGGGCGCTGCCAGCAGCAGGTGCATTTCACCCAGGCGCTGGCCAAGCAAGGCGGCAAAACCGTTGAGTTCGGCCAGCGCATCGGTGCGCGCCTCGCCGTCCTGGTGGGCAAGTTCCATTTCGTCACGGATGGCCCGCTCGAGGGTGTTCTGGGTCCAGGCCCAGGCGTCGCCCTGGTTGCTCAGGTAGCCTTGGGCGATCATCAACAGGTGGTCATTGCCCTGCCCGTCCTGGCGGTTGACCCAGGCCAGCAGGGGCGAGATGTTGGCGAAGCCGGCGGCGGTCAGGTAGGCACTCATTTCCAGTTCCGGGTGAGTGCCCGGGTTGACCCGGCGGATCAGCTTGAGCACCACCTTGTCCGCCACCACCACCGAGCTGTTGGATTGCTCGGCACTCAAGTAGCGCACCGCGCTGTCGTCATTCAGGCCCAGCGGCGCCAGCAGCTCGGTACAGGCAAACTGCAGTTCACCCTCGGGGTTGGCGCATGGCAGCTTCAGATTGTCCTGGCAGGCCTTGAGCACGGCGCGGATGAACGGCTCAAGTACGAACCCATCGGTAATCAGCCCCACCTGGCGGCCACGGCGCACACGCGACAGGGCCAATTGCTGGGGCAAAGCGCTGTTGATCTGCTCTTCCGGCAACAGGCCGAACGGCAATTGGTAGCGGGTGGCAACGCCGTCGCTGAGCACTTCGATTTCGCTGAGCAACACCGGCGTGGTGGCGGTGCCGAAGCGCACGCCATAGCACAGGCGTACCTGATCGATCGGGCCTTCCTTGCCGGCGAACCACCGGCGCTTGGGCAAGTACTGCGGCAGCACGGCGCCTTGCAGGGTGTCACTGGCGGGCGCCTCCAGCAATTCTTCCATGCGCTTGCGCAGCACCAGGGTGGTCAGCTCCGGCAGGCCTTCGGTGGCCTGCACATGCCAGCTGGGCATGCGGTCGTGGGCGGCCAGCAGGAACCAATAGAACGCGTAAGGCGGCAACGTCAGCAAAAACGGCAACTGGCCAATCGGCGGGAAGGCGCTGCCGCCGAGCATCTCGACCGGCACCTTGTCGGCGTACTGCGACAGCTCCAGTTCCGCGGCCTGGGCTGCGCGGGACACGTTGGCGACACAGAGGATGGTTTCGCTGTTGCCCTCGGCGTCGGTGTACTCGCGGATGTAGGCCAGAATGCGGCGGTTGCTGGGGGTGAGCATGCGGATGGTGCCACGGCCAAAGGCCTTCTGCTGGTTGCGCACGGCCAGCAGGCGACGGTTCCAGTTGAGCAGCGAATGGGGGTCGTGGGCCTGGGCTTCGACGTTTACGGTCTGGTAGCCGTATAGCGGGTCCATGACCGGTGGCAGCACCAGGCGCTGGGGGTCGGCACGGGAGAACCCGCCATTGCGGTCGGGCGACCATTGCATCGGTGTGCGCACGCCATCGCGGTCGCCCAGGTAAATGTTGTCGCCCATGCCCAGTTCGTCGCCGTAGTAAAGGGTGGGCGTGCCGGGCATCGACAGCAGCAGGCTGGTGAGCAGCTCGATACGCCGCCGGTCACGTTGCAGCAGCGGCGCCAGGCGGCGGCGAATGCCCAGGTTGATGCGGGCGCGGCGGTCTTCGGCGTAGTAGTTCCACAGGTAGTCGCGCTCGCGGTCGGTGACCATTTCCAGGGTCAGCTCATCGTGGTTGCGCAGGAAGATCGCCCACTGGCAGTTGGCCGGGATTTCCGGGGTCTGGCGCAGGATGTCGGTGATCGGAAAACGGTCCTCCATGGCCAAGGCCATGTACATGCGCGGCATCAGCGGGAAGTGGAAGGCCATGTGGCACTCGTCGCCAGCGCCTTCGCCAAAGTACGGGCGGGTGTCTTCGGGCCATTGATTGGCTTCGGCCAGCAGCATGCGGTCGGGGTAATTGGCGTCGATTTCGGCGCGGATGGCCTTGAGCACGGTATGGGTTTCGGGGAGGTTTTCGTTGTTGGTGCCGTCGCGTTCGATCAGGTAGGGGATCGCGTCCAGGCGCAGGCCGTCAACGCCCAGGTCGAGCCAGAAGCGCATCACGTCGATCACCGCCTTGAGCACTTGCGGGTTGTCGAAGTTCAGGTCTGGCTGGTGCGAATAGAAGCGGTGCCAGAAGTACTGGCCGGCGACCGGGTCCCAGGTCCAGTTGGACTTTTCGGTGTCGAGGAAGATGATGCGCGTGCCGTCGTACTTCTGGTCGTCATCCGACCACACGTAAAAGTCCCGCGCCTTGCTGCCGCGCTTGGCATGCCGCGCGCGCTGGAACCACGGGTGCTGGTCGCTGGTGTGGTTGATGACCAGCTCGGTGATCACCCGCAGGCCTCGCTTGTGGGCTTCGGCGATGAAACGTTTGGCGTCGGCCATGCTGCCGTAGTCGGAGTGTACGGCCTTGTATTCGGCGATGTCGTAGCCGTCGTCACGCCGTGGCGAGGGGTAAAACGGGAGCAGCCAGAGGGTGTTCACGCCCAGGTCGGCGATGTAGTCGAGTTTGCCGATCAGGCCGGCGAAATCGCCGATGCCGTCGTTGTTCGAATCGAAGAACGACTTCACGTGCAGCTGGTAGATCACGGCGTCCTTGTACCACAGCGGGTCGTCGATGAAGGCTGCCGGGCGGGAACGCTTGGCCATGGGTGACTCCTTTCAATTCCTGATTCGGGACAGCCTCTGTGTGTGTTTGTGGGAGCGGCCTTGCCGGGACGCCGGACCGGCAAGGCCGCTCCCACATACACACAGCGGTCATGCCTTATGGATGCGCCAGATGCCGAACGGCAAATGCCAGGGCTCGATGCGCATGAACTGGGTTTTGCCGTACCACGACCAGCGGTGGCCGGTCATCAGGTCTTCGCCGTGGGTTTCGGCGTTGTCGTCCAGGCCCAGCTCCCACAACGGCAGCTCGAAATGCGCCTCCTGGGCGTTGTGCGGGTCAAGGCTCACCGCAATCAGGATGTAGTTGTCGCGCTCGGGCGTGCGCTTGGCGAAGTACAGGATGTTGTCGTTCCAGCAGTTGAAGAACGCCACGCCCAGATGCGTTTGCAACGCGCGGTTCTGCCGGCGAATGCGGTTTAGCTGGGCAATCTCGGCAATGATGTTGCCGGGCTGGGTGAAGTCGCGCGGGCGGATTTCGTACTTCTCCGAATCCAGGTACTCCTCCTTGCCGGGCAATGGCGTGCCCTCGCACAACTCAAAACCCGAGTACATGCCCCACAGGCCCGAGCCCATGGTGGCCAGGGCGGCGCGAATCAGAAAGCCTGCACGGCCACTGGTTTGCAGGAAATACGGGTTGATGTCGGGCGTGTTGACGAAGAAATTGGGCCGGTAGCACAGGCTCCACGGCGGCTGGTTGAGCTGCTCGAAATACTCGCGCAGCTCTTGCTTGCTGTTGCGCCAGGTGAAATAGGTATAGCTCTGGGCATACCCCACCTTACCCAGCCGGGCCATCATCGCTGGCCGGGTAAACGCTTCGGCCAGGAAGATCACGTCAGGGTGCTGGCTGCGCACATCGGCAATCAGCCATTGCCAGAACGGCAACGGCTTGGTGTGAGGGTTGTCGACGCGGAAGGTTTTTACGCCCTCTTCAACCCAACTCAACACCACATCACGCAGGGCCAGCCACAGTGAAGGCACGGCGTCGGCGGCATAGAAGTCGACGTTGACGATGTCCTGGTATTTTTTGGGCGGGTTTTCCGCATAGCGGATGGTGCCATCGGGGCGCCAGCTGAACCAGCCGGGGTGCTCCTTGAGCCAGGGGTGGTCCTGGGAGCACTGGATGGCGAAGTCGAGGGCGATTTCCAGGCCATGTTCGGCCGCGGCGGCGACCAGGCGCCGGAAGTCATCGCGCGTGCCCAACTGCGGGTGAATGGCGTCATGGCCACCCTCCGGGCTGCCGATGGCGTATGGGCTGCCGGGGTCGCCGGGCTCGGCGCGCAGGGCGTTGTTACGGCCCTTGCGGTGCTGGGTGCCGATCGGGTGGATGGGCGGGAAGTACAGCACGTCGAAGCCCATGTCGCGGATCATCGGCAGGCGTTGGTGCACGTCGTTGAAGGTGCCGTGGCGCTCAGGGCTGTCGGTGATCGACCGCGGGAACAGCTCGTACCAACTGGCGAACAGAGCCGCCGGGCGGTCGACATCGATGGGGAATTCACGGCTGCGGGTGAGGTAGCTGCGGTGCTCGGCTTCGGTCATCAGCCTTGCCGTGTCGGGGTGCAGCAACAGGGCAACCTGGTCGTTGGCGGTGAGGCCCTGAAGTTGCTGCTGCAGAGCGGCGATTTCTTCGCTGAGTGCGCCATCGCTCAAACCCACGCCCTGGCCAAGCATCAACCGGCCCTCTTCCAGCTCCAACTTTACATCGACGCCAGCGTGAAACTTTTTCTCCAAGTCATGGCAATAGGTGGCGAAAGGGTCAATCCACGCCTCGATGCTGAACAGATGGGCGCCCAATTCGGCAGGCGTGAACTCGGCCTGCCACAGGTCATTGCCCAGCGCCTGCATCGGCACGCAATGTACGCGCCGGCTAGTGGCCTCGTGCCAATTGAGCATGACTGCCAGGCGGTCGTGGCCGTCACTGTAAACCTTGCAGCTGACCGCAACTGGCTGGCCGCTGATGGCCTTGGCGGCGAACGCGCCGCCTTCGAGCACGGGCTGGGTGTCTTCGATCACGATGCGCGGCGCCAACAGCGCCTGGGACAGGCCTATGGCCTGGTGCGGGTGATCGCTCGCCGTGGGCACACTTTCGAAGGGCTCGTTACGTGACATCGGACCTTGCTCCCTTAGGCTTGGCGGTAAGGGTTCAGAGCCGGTCACCCGCGCGGGGTTCAAAAAAATTGAGCGAATGGCAACTGCGTGAAGTCGAAGCCTGCAGTACCTCTTCAAACCACCACACGCGAGGTCAGGCCATGAACATTCCCATTCCACCGGAAACACCAGACCCCAACATCGACGACCCCAGCCTGCCGCCACCCGTGCCGGAAGTGGACCCGGACGAGCTGCCGATCAAGCCAACGGTACCGCCAACGGTGGGGGACCCACCGAGTGAGGAACCACCGGTGAAGGTGTAAGGATAGACAAGGTTTTCGGGCTGGCAGGTTAGGCCCTTTTGCAAAAGGGCCGAACCTGGTCAGCGCGTGATCTCTGCCACACTGATCTCGCGCATGCGGAATTTCTGTACCTTCCCCGTGACTGTCATCGGGAACTCGTCAACAAAGCGGAAATGCCGTGGCACCTTGAAGTGCGCAATGCGTGCCTTGCACCATTCCTGTAATTCTTCGGCGGTGGCGCTGTGCCCGGGGTGCAGTTTGACCCAGGCGACGATTTCCTCACCATACCGGCTGCACGGAATGCCGATTACCTGTGCATCGGCCACGGCCGGGTGGGTGTAGAAAAACTCTTCCAGCTCACGCGGGTAGATGTTTTCACCACCGCGAATGATCATGTCCTTGTTGCGCCCGACAATGCACACATAGCCTTGCTCATCCATCACCGCCAGGTCGCCGGTGTGCATCCACCGCGCGGGGTCGATGGCATCGACCGTAGCCTGCGGGTTGTCCCAATAGCCGAGCATCACGCTGTAACCACGGGTGCACAACTCGCCAATCTCGCCTCGGGCGACGATGCAGCCGTCGGCATCCACCAGCTTGGTTTCCAGCTGGGGCTGGGTACGGCCGACGGTGGTCACGCGCAGTTCCAGCTCGTCGTCCGGGCCGGTTTGCAGTGACACCGGGCTGGTTTCGGTCATGCCGTAGGCGATCTGCACTTCGGCCATGTGCATCTGGTCGATGACCCGGCGCATGACCTCGATCGGGCAGGTGGCGCCGGCCATGATGCCGCTGCGCAGGGTCGACAGGTCCAGGCCTTGCCGGGACGGGTGGTCGAGCATGGCGATGAACATGGTGGGTACGCCGTACAAAATGCTGGCGCGCTCCTCGGCCACAGCCTTGAGCGTGAGCTCAGGGTCGAACGCATCGTTGGGGTAAATCATGGTACTGCCGTGGGTGATGCAGCCCAGGTTGG
The genomic region above belongs to Pseudomonas sp. PSKL.D1 and contains:
- a CDS encoding DUF2934 domain-containing protein; amino-acid sequence: MMSVDEKRIREFAYQIWESEGKPTGEEERHWDMARKLAEAEALAPKAAPRKKAAAKPKAAPAEKPVAAKKPRAVKKPAAG
- the glgX gene encoding glycogen debranching protein GlgX; its protein translation is MSPRTPKKTRSVAPSRIREGLPFPLGATWDGLGVNFAIFSANATKVELCLFDSTGEQEIERIELPEYTDEIYHGYLPDAHPGLVYGYRVHGPYEPENGHRFNPNKLLIDPYAKQLVGSLKWSESLFGYTIGHPDGDLSFDERDSAPFVPKCKVIDPAFTWGRDQRVLIPWERTIIYEAHTRGISMRHPAVPEKLRGTFAGLANDELLKHIKDLGVSSIELLPIHAFVNDQHLLDKGLNNYWGYNSIAFFAPHPRYLASGKIAEFKEMVAHLHDAGLEVILDVVYNHTAEGNERGPTLSMRGIDNASYYRLMPDDKRYYINDSGTGNTLDLSHPCVLQLVTDSLRYWAGEMHVDGFRFDLATILGRYREGYSERHGFLVACRQDPMLSQVKLIAEPWDCGPGGYQVGNFAPGWAEWNDRFRDTVRAFWKGDEGQLADFASRMTASGDMFNNRGRRPYASVNFVTAHDGFTLRDLVSYNSKHNEENDENNQDGTDNNLSWNCGVEGPTDDPQINALRTRQMRNFFATLLLAQGTPMIVAGDEFSRTQHGNNNAYCQDSEIGWVNWDLDEEGEELLAFVKRLTRLRLAYPVLRRSRFLVGDYNEAIGVKDVTWLAPDGSEMSVEQWEDPHGRCLGMLIDGRAQVSGIARPGAEATMLIIVNAHHDVVPFLLPAVPEGEYWSCLVDTDRPEMRKPQHLQFDSTFEVKGRSFLLLALQHEEE
- the glgB gene encoding 1,4-alpha-glucan branching protein GlgB: MNATTRENGGLRQRDLDALARAEHADPFAVLGPHGDGARGAFVRAFLPGALSARVLARHGGHVLAEMGQGSVPGLFTAHLEDAQPYLLQIGWAGGEQVTEDPYSFGPQLGDMDLHLFAEGNHRDLSGRFGAQLIDVDGVAGVCFSVWAPNARRVSVVGDFNNWDGRRHPMRLRHSAGVWELFVPRLGVGETYKFEVLGKQGILPLKADPLARATELPPSTASKVAGALSHQWRDDDWMAHRAQRHAYSAPLSIYELHPGSWQCELDDLGEVSRFYNWRELAERLVPYVQQLNFTHIELLPIMEHPFGGSWGYQPLSMFAPTSRYGTPEDFAAFIDACHQGGIGVILDWVPAHFPTDEHGLARFDGTALYEYDNPLEGYHQDWNTLIYNLGRNEVRGFMLASALHWLKHFHIDGLRVDAVASMLYRDYSRKAGEWVPNRHGGRENLEAIDFIRHLNGVAAHEAPGALIIAEESTAWPGVSQPTQQGGLGFAYKWNMGWMHDTLHYIQNDPIHRTHHHNEMSFGLIYAYSEHFILPISHDEVVHGKHSLIDKMPGDRWQKFANLRAYLTFMWTHPGKKLLFMGCEFGQWREWNHDHQLDWYLLQYPEHKGVQQLVSDLNRLYRELPALHEQDCQPQGFQWLIGDDAHNSVYAWLRWSSQGEPLLVVANFTPVPREGYRIGVPFGERWEELLNSDAGLYAGSNVGNMGAVGSEEIASHGQPLSLALNLPPLGVLVMKPA
- a CDS encoding autotransporter domain-containing protein, coding for MKSTSNPLRFDRIFYAVSTSMLLATPVETFAFELQDDPTSSHFLQQPAVPQLSLDPVTASGLSLGTLNAFSEQMSERHGRAAPDLVASQWSQFFPSMPRQGAQPPEQLEAPSQQLMIGPDLFVRETSAGNVHRAGIFVGHNNLQSSFNGMRPLLGDKQRNAVNLSGESLGVYWSMTHDQGWHLDAVAMGSRIDVLGRGETGQRLNDSGHAMTFSLEGGYPIGLGGGWVIEPQAQLINQQFFPGNQVQEETLQAFDSQPSWSGRVGAKLSGRYEVRGMPIEPYVRTNVWYDFTDTNEVQLDQVDKISSSRYSTTVELGLGLVARVTPSVALFVSADYSSDVDGNDLNGLIGSLGVRMRW